One part of the Treponema peruense genome encodes these proteins:
- a CDS encoding minor capsid protein codes for MNKRRIVFSNIKVDVDEKRIMERVAENATMAQKALDSQVLKDSNYFIPVYTGTLKKSGIMNTVPGSGKVIWHTPYAKAQYYGDDFDHSKQDNPNACSRWFEAAKARFLKKWRKLIDEYI; via the coding sequence ATGAATAAGCGCAGAATTGTTTTTTCAAATATTAAAGTTGATGTTGATGAAAAGCGCATTATGGAACGTGTGGCAGAAAATGCAACAATGGCACAGAAAGCGCTCGACAGTCAGGTGCTCAAGGATTCCAATTATTTTATTCCTGTTTACACGGGGACGCTCAAAAAGTCTGGAATTATGAATACTGTTCCGGGAAGCGGTAAAGTTATCTGGCACACACCTTATGCAAAAGCGCAATATTATGGAGATGATTTTGACCATTCAAAGCAGGATAACCCGAACGCGTGTTCACGGTGGTTTGAGGCGGCAAAGGCAAGATTTTTGAAAAAATGGAGAAAACTTATAGATGAATACATCTAA
- a CDS encoding NlpC/P60 family protein produces the protein MTADIDDLIGIPYKDHGRDHNGMDCYGLAIEAAARFGYKLNDVVYENHNAELADVYAPTLNVHRIEKPREGALLEMTADNGNLHIGICINNKEFIHETRNGSRINRIGVLPVRNIYGIDIRL, from the coding sequence ATGACGGCAGATATTGACGACCTTATTGGCATTCCGTACAAGGACCACGGAAGAGACCATAACGGCATGGATTGTTACGGCCTTGCGATAGAAGCAGCTGCAAGATTCGGGTACAAGCTGAATGATGTGGTATATGAAAACCACAATGCGGAACTTGCAGACGTGTACGCCCCCACTCTGAATGTACACAGAATAGAAAAACCGCGGGAAGGTGCGCTTCTGGAGATGACGGCGGATAACGGAAACCTGCATATAGGGATCTGTATTAATAATAAAGAATTCATACATGAAACGCGGAACGGAAGCCGCATAAACAGAATCGGGGTACTCCCGGTAAGGAATATTTATGGCATTGATATACGTTTATAA
- a CDS encoding collagen-like domain-containing protein: protein MASVISGAGADNLLIPRSYNEKTIRLEQTVESTESGGINTWTATFHDGQQSLLNVRNGKQGATGPRGATGAKGDTGAQGPKGATGATGAKGDTGPRGATGAQGPKGATGVGIKTVEQTTASTADGGTNVITVKKTDGTTSTFSVKNGSKGSTGATGPRGATGATGPQGPKGATGAKGDTGAQGPKGATGATGAKGDTGKTGLALTVNFIGSYSKDSSAVATTSQFNRTPVVGETAFNFCAGNSSICYWKVTAVSGTNVSITCTASYSIKGATGPQGPQGKQGATGATGPRGATGATGPQGPQGKQGVPGVTDVATTTKAGLMSAADKTKLDKLWKYVTQFHGEVPDIAAGSYTTEQLVNILVNYIPSGTTRAMRPIKIGSDYIKDIFPDSYHFEGPLIGLYYIQLTKVENSSGFRPHYELRFNYIIAVDGVYSTATNKTIRRTVVYKTLDNNSHHFDVGVKFI from the coding sequence ATGGCAAGTGTTATATCAGGAGCGGGAGCGGACAATCTTCTGATCCCGCGCTCTTACAATGAAAAAACAATCAGACTTGAACAGACAGTGGAAAGTACAGAAAGCGGAGGCATAAACACGTGGACTGCAACTTTCCATGACGGACAGCAATCTTTGCTTAATGTGAGAAACGGAAAGCAGGGCGCGACAGGACCACGTGGTGCTACAGGCGCGAAAGGTGATACAGGTGCGCAGGGACCGAAAGGAGCAACAGGCGCTACTGGCGCGAAAGGTGATACTGGACCACGTGGAGCAACAGGTGCACAGGGACCGAAAGGAGCAACAGGTGTGGGAATAAAGACTGTAGAACAGACTACGGCAAGCACTGCTGACGGTGGTACGAACGTTATCACTGTAAAAAAGACAGACGGCACAACAAGCACATTCAGCGTTAAAAACGGTTCCAAAGGAAGCACTGGTGCGACAGGACCACGTGGAGCAACTGGCGCGACAGGGCCACAGGGGCCAAAAGGCGCTACTGGTGCGAAAGGTGATACAGGTGCGCAGGGACCGAAAGGAGCAACAGGCGCTACTGGCGCGAAAGGTGATACTGGAAAAACAGGGCTCGCGTTGACTGTTAACTTTATTGGCAGCTATTCAAAAGACAGTTCCGCTGTAGCAACTACATCACAATTCAACAGAACACCGGTTGTAGGAGAAACTGCATTTAATTTTTGTGCAGGAAACTCTTCGATTTGTTATTGGAAAGTTACTGCGGTAAGCGGAACAAATGTAAGTATTACTTGTACTGCGTCTTATTCAATTAAAGGTGCTACAGGGCCTCAAGGGCCACAGGGAAAGCAGGGTGCGACAGGTGCGACTGGGCCACGGGGAGCAACTGGTGCGACAGGCCCTCAAGGACCACAGGGAAAGCAGGGGGTACCCGGTGTTACTGATGTAGCCACTACTACAAAAGCAGGATTGATGAGTGCAGCAGACAAGACGAAACTGGACAAACTTTGGAAATATGTTACACAATTTCATGGTGAGGTACCTGATATTGCGGCTGGTAGTTATACAACAGAACAGCTTGTAAATATTCTTGTCAATTACATACCTTCAGGAACAACACGAGCCATGCGACCGATAAAAATTGGTTCAGATTATATCAAAGATATTTTCCCAGATTCGTATCATTTTGAGGGTCCGTTAATAGGTTTGTATTATATTCAACTAACAAAAGTAGAAAACTCATCAGGTTTTCGTCCACATTATGAATTAAGGTTCAATTATATTATTGCAGTAGATGGAGTATATTCCACTGCAACAAACAAAACTATTAGACGAACAGTAGTTTACAAAACTCTTGATAATAACAGTCATCACTTTGATGTTGGAGTAAAATTTATATGA
- a CDS encoding YjcQ family protein, with translation MKSFSNIYKILKRLDDMLDLPEVDNEKISAKTLGITELRRARYLIMLENGGYIEGLKVFDEDEPDIGTENLHITLKGIKWLAENAALIKAANIIKEVGGAGVTAAVSAVPNL, from the coding sequence ATGAAATCTTTTTCGAATATTTACAAAATCTTAAAACGCCTGGATGATATGCTTGATTTACCGGAAGTAGACAATGAAAAAATCAGTGCAAAAACACTTGGTATAACAGAATTAAGGCGCGCACGCTACCTTATAATGCTTGAAAACGGAGGGTATATTGAGGGGTTAAAAGTATTTGACGAAGACGAGCCCGACATTGGAACAGAAAATCTCCATATCACACTAAAAGGAATAAAATGGCTTGCAGAAAATGCCGCGTTAATTAAAGCAGCGAATATCATAAAAGAAGTAGGAGGTGCGGGCGTAACAGCTGCTGTTAGTGCTGTACCTAATTTATAA
- a CDS encoding phage tail protein — translation MALIYVYNGVGKDCDIYNNDGKICDIVKGIDLEKSLIISKGEKLKADYVAKKDDVIFIRRLPKDPVTAIVVGGAAILGFCAFGTALEQKDKNDKMQAEMDKQAAAAKAAAETRAKLPFVKGSKNQIATGNTLPFIIGKTLMTPYLLSSPFYTFGGANGSKSYYNAVMEIGYAKTAINKISLGTTDLKSWADGKLSGTATIAEGTYGDSENRVEIIQSGSFTLDSRFNEKWVSNELNTEIPHRYFDGSDADEGKEIQEEWEAGVVENLPEHAMQVEVVVLLDGCRKYDDGWKNQDITLTVEYCTDASNPVWERFSKGFNQNGTYSNTFSYRTKKQMRFVATQTFTAEQAFGSNMAVRVKRTTAKAESNANDTIYLLAVQTKCYDAKKSSKSALVAAKPLEDNLSDKCTRIALRMIANTNTKDNLDAFNVTCTSYARTWNGTSWSTDKTPTRNLASWVLEVLTSDTHSPSKYEDSELDLDSFGAFYEYCKSNNFYADGAILDGTTKKNTIETLLQNANAALVYDPSTGKIEVVIDSARSYAVALLNSDNIISFQMSKEFKRQTDGRRCTYLNSDAEYSSDTETFMRDGGDYDPATDTLTKLSRDYITTHDHIYKYAWREMAAESAQPRTMTVNVGPVGAYYPIFDCVDVQHKALAIGLGSTTIKSAEYSGGVLSKINLDGFVDFPTDSACGIIVNACAGTERGVLYLKVSNAEGTARTHTLKVTSNVSISDNVLPGHGDTISFGRLDTDGEFTQIRSRMKIMDAEPNGRNYILTLKDYVPEMYKYGTIPAYTSNVTNRPNKTGGTTDQSNILDGVIKAAEQAAEKGGIDAAQEAVNAMTHGNHFTNVHKIDFDGTSVDAILAKVDEALKTANSMTEIKDEDMNVVMDEAKTSISTLKQTATEISATVATKADQSALDKANTNISTLQQTATEISATVKTKADQSDLEDANTNISTLQSTVSVQSSYVGAMVRGGGKEGHMSLSLELPVVIDSDTRAKMVKKSSESAVAAVYEQLADASGTAIKGSYAIKANADPEAAVKPLWDACVKGGLLASQIELTADQIKVAVGELNIDAKQVVFNNGGTSTSIIDGGKIKTELLSADDIQTLAFKTKDAEIEKSLTMGTTGLIQTKDFVSGAASGFMLNGETGQIECNNLVANGGNFKELLSIVVD, via the coding sequence ATGGCATTGATATACGTTTATAACGGAGTCGGCAAAGACTGCGACATTTACAATAATGACGGAAAAATCTGCGACATTGTAAAAGGCATTGATTTAGAAAAAAGTCTTATTATAAGCAAGGGTGAAAAACTTAAGGCAGATTATGTCGCAAAAAAAGATGACGTTATCTTTATTCGCCGTCTGCCGAAAGACCCCGTCACTGCCATTGTCGTTGGCGGTGCGGCGATACTCGGATTCTGCGCATTCGGTACTGCACTCGAGCAGAAAGACAAGAACGACAAAATGCAGGCAGAAATGGACAAACAGGCTGCAGCTGCAAAGGCGGCGGCAGAGACACGCGCGAAGCTTCCTTTTGTCAAAGGTTCAAAAAACCAGATTGCTACAGGCAATACGCTGCCGTTCATTATAGGCAAGACTCTTATGACGCCGTATCTTCTTTCTTCGCCATTCTATACTTTCGGCGGAGCAAACGGTTCAAAGAGTTATTACAATGCAGTCATGGAAATAGGATATGCAAAAACCGCAATCAACAAAATCTCGCTGGGGACGACGGACCTTAAGTCATGGGCTGACGGAAAATTGAGCGGAACGGCCACCATAGCCGAAGGAACATACGGGGACAGTGAAAACCGCGTTGAAATTATACAGAGCGGAAGCTTCACGCTCGATTCGAGGTTCAACGAGAAATGGGTGAGCAACGAACTTAATACAGAAATACCGCACAGATATTTTGACGGATCTGACGCTGATGAAGGTAAGGAGATACAGGAAGAGTGGGAAGCAGGCGTTGTTGAAAATCTTCCGGAACACGCAATGCAGGTTGAAGTTGTAGTTCTTCTTGACGGTTGCCGTAAATATGACGACGGGTGGAAGAATCAGGACATTACGCTTACAGTGGAATACTGTACAGACGCCAGCAATCCTGTATGGGAAAGGTTCTCGAAAGGTTTTAACCAGAACGGGACATACTCGAATACATTCAGTTACAGAACCAAGAAACAGATGCGCTTTGTTGCAACACAGACATTCACCGCGGAACAGGCGTTCGGCTCGAATATGGCTGTAAGGGTAAAACGCACAACGGCGAAAGCTGAAAGCAATGCAAATGACACGATTTACCTTCTTGCCGTACAGACAAAATGCTATGATGCAAAAAAGAGCAGCAAGTCGGCACTGGTTGCGGCAAAGCCTCTCGAAGACAATCTTTCTGACAAGTGTACGCGCATTGCACTGCGCATGATTGCAAACACAAACACTAAAGACAATCTTGACGCCTTCAATGTGACCTGCACTTCCTACGCAAGAACCTGGAACGGAACATCCTGGAGTACAGACAAAACACCGACGCGGAACCTTGCTTCCTGGGTTCTTGAAGTGCTTACGAGTGATACTCATTCACCGAGCAAATACGAAGACTCGGAACTGGATCTGGACTCTTTTGGCGCGTTCTATGAATATTGTAAGTCAAACAATTTTTATGCAGACGGCGCCATTCTTGACGGCACCACAAAGAAGAATACCATTGAGACACTTTTACAGAATGCAAATGCCGCTCTTGTCTATGACCCGTCTACAGGCAAGATTGAAGTTGTAATAGACAGTGCGCGCTCCTATGCGGTTGCACTTCTTAACAGTGACAATATAATCTCGTTCCAGATGAGCAAGGAGTTCAAAAGACAGACAGACGGAAGACGCTGTACTTATCTTAACTCGGATGCAGAATACAGTTCGGACACAGAAACATTCATGCGTGACGGCGGAGATTATGATCCGGCAACAGACACGCTGACCAAGTTGAGCCGTGACTACATTACAACGCACGACCATATTTACAAGTACGCATGGCGCGAAATGGCGGCAGAAAGTGCACAGCCAAGAACCATGACGGTAAACGTGGGCCCTGTCGGTGCATACTATCCTATTTTTGACTGTGTGGACGTACAGCACAAAGCTCTTGCCATAGGACTTGGAAGTACAACAATAAAGAGCGCGGAGTATTCGGGCGGGGTTCTTTCAAAGATTAACCTTGACGGATTTGTAGACTTCCCTACAGACAGCGCATGTGGAATTATCGTGAATGCGTGCGCAGGAACTGAAAGGGGCGTTCTTTATCTTAAGGTAAGCAATGCGGAAGGCACTGCAAGAACCCATACACTTAAGGTTACAAGTAATGTTTCAATAAGCGACAATGTTCTTCCGGGGCATGGCGATACAATATCTTTCGGCCGGCTCGACACTGACGGAGAGTTTACGCAGATAAGAAGCCGCATGAAGATTATGGACGCGGAACCGAACGGACGGAATTATATTCTTACGCTCAAAGATTATGTTCCCGAAATGTACAAATACGGAACAATACCCGCCTATACATCGAATGTAACAAACAGACCCAATAAGACCGGCGGAACAACAGACCAGAGCAATATTCTTGACGGTGTAATAAAGGCTGCCGAACAGGCAGCAGAAAAGGGCGGAATTGATGCGGCGCAGGAAGCCGTCAACGCAATGACCCACGGCAACCATTTTACGAATGTGCACAAAATAGACTTTGACGGAACATCTGTTGACGCTATTCTTGCCAAGGTAGATGAAGCGCTGAAAACTGCCAATTCAATGACAGAAATCAAAGACGAGGATATGAACGTCGTCATGGACGAAGCAAAGACGAGTATATCTACTCTGAAACAGACTGCGACAGAAATATCGGCTACCGTTGCAACAAAGGCTGACCAGTCGGCACTGGATAAAGCGAATACGAATATATCTACTCTGCAACAGACTGCGACAGAAATATCGGCTACCGTTAAGACAAAGGCTGACCAGTCGGACTTGGAAGACGCAAACACAAACATATCTACTCTACAGTCAACAGTTTCTGTACAGAGCTCATACGTTGGTGCTATGGTCCGAGGCGGTGGCAAGGAAGGGCATATGTCGCTTTCTCTTGAACTGCCTGTTGTTATTGACTCTGACACGCGTGCCAAAATGGTGAAGAAATCTTCGGAATCGGCTGTTGCGGCAGTGTATGAACAGCTTGCAGACGCGTCGGGCACTGCGATTAAAGGTAGTTACGCAATCAAAGCGAATGCTGACCCGGAGGCGGCAGTCAAGCCACTGTGGGACGCGTGTGTCAAAGGCGGCCTTCTTGCCAGCCAGATTGAACTAACCGCAGACCAGATAAAGGTTGCTGTTGGGGAACTTAATATTGACGCAAAACAGGTTGTATTTAACAACGGCGGAACTTCGACATCGATAATTGACGGCGGGAAAATCAAAACAGAACTTCTTTCGGCTGATGATATTCAGACACTTGCTTTCAAAACAAAGGATGCAGAAATAGAAAAGTCTCTTACAATGGGAACCACAGGACTTATTCAGACAAAGGATTTCGTAAGCGGTGCTGCTTCCGGATTTATGCTGAACGGAGAGACCGGGCAGATTGAATGCAACAATCTTGTTGCGAACGGGGGAAATTTCAAAGAGTTATTGTCAATTGTTGTGGATTGA
- a CDS encoding phage scaffolding protein, whose amino-acid sequence MTKEFLTGLGLTEEVIAKIQEESGKDIEREKAKYSDRDTLKQNLADATKELEAFKALKPEDLQKQIAELSEKLKTQEADSAKRIAEMETQAKVKDYLSEKKFVNSITRDAIAGKLAEALNGNESKGKSLDDIFGGLIKDQKNILLDENKPSPPTVPSMTQTGADRKDDDVARTREIMGLPPLK is encoded by the coding sequence ATGACAAAAGAGTTTTTAACAGGTCTTGGACTTACTGAAGAAGTTATTGCCAAGATTCAGGAAGAAAGCGGCAAGGACATTGAACGCGAAAAAGCAAAGTATTCTGACAGGGACACTCTCAAACAGAATCTTGCAGACGCGACTAAAGAACTTGAAGCATTCAAAGCATTGAAGCCGGAAGACTTGCAAAAGCAGATTGCTGAACTTTCGGAAAAGTTAAAAACACAGGAAGCGGATTCTGCAAAACGTATTGCAGAAATGGAAACACAGGCAAAAGTAAAAGACTATCTTTCTGAAAAGAAGTTTGTCAATTCTATTACGAGAGACGCTATTGCAGGTAAACTTGCAGAAGCTCTGAACGGTAACGAAAGCAAGGGCAAAAGTCTTGACGATATTTTTGGCGGACTGATTAAGGACCAGAAGAACATTTTGCTTGATGAAAACAAACCGTCTCCTCCTACTGTACCGAGTATGACGCAGACTGGAGCTGACAGAAAAGATGACGATGTGGCAAGAACACGCGAAATTATGGGATTGCCGCCGTTAAAATAA
- a CDS encoding Gp15 family bacteriophage protein: MYMGLIDLTKVESKQAQCVLIDGVSYEIQTSFRYGLMFYRLMAEKKYMSEFMFLYKFEKPKDLIKGFEALYDFYCKKTEFPKETGSNDDEKVFAYTADSDLIYSAFLQCYGINLLNADMHWYEFRALVAGLKDCKLTDVIGYRSFNPYDRTKYETTMTRLREAWSLDDELTDDEQDKLDAFNALF, from the coding sequence ATGTATATGGGATTAATTGACCTTACAAAAGTTGAAAGCAAACAGGCTCAATGCGTATTGATTGACGGCGTAAGTTACGAAATTCAAACTTCGTTCAGGTACGGTCTTATGTTTTACCGTCTTATGGCTGAAAAAAAATATATGAGTGAATTTATGTTTTTGTATAAGTTTGAAAAACCGAAAGACTTAATAAAAGGTTTTGAGGCTCTGTATGACTTTTATTGTAAAAAAACTGAATTTCCAAAAGAGACTGGCTCAAACGACGATGAAAAAGTTTTTGCTTACACGGCAGACAGCGATTTGATTTATTCTGCCTTTTTGCAATGTTACGGAATAAATCTTTTGAATGCAGATATGCACTGGTATGAGTTTCGCGCTCTTGTTGCGGGGTTGAAAGACTGCAAGCTGACTGATGTTATAGGTTACAGAAGTTTTAATCCTTATGACAGAACAAAATATGAAACAACGATGACACGATTGCGCGAGGCGTGGAGTTTGGACGACGAGCTTACTGATGACGAGCAGGATAAGCTGGACGCGTTTAATGCGCTGTTTTAG